The following is a genomic window from Nitrospira sp..
GGTGACCGGGATCGATGAAATCCGGCCCTGCCTTGAACGGCTGAACCAGGCGGCCCCGCTTGCGCAGGGCCGCCAAAATCGCCAGCGTGACCGTCGTCTTGCCAACCCCGCTCGCGGTGCCAGCAATGATCAAGCGTGGATGCCTCATGCTTGCATACTCATGGCTTCGCGCTAAATGCGACCCGCACGCCGCCGAAGATCGAGCGAATCGGGACCCCGGCGCTGGCCACCTCCTCGTACTTTTCATTGAAGAGATTTTCCGCCCGCAGATAGACCTGCACCTGCTTCGTTACCTCGTACGTAGCCGCCAGCGACCACACATCGAAGGCGCGAAGGCTTTGATTATTCCCTGTGGTGTTAAACCGCGAGCCGATGTACCGGCCCGTGACGGTAATCCACATCGGCTCGATGGGCTGATAGCCGATCACCATACTCCACTGATCGACCGGCCATCGCGGGAGCCGCGCCGCCGTATCCAGATCCCTGGTCAAGGTATTCGTATACTGCGCCTGGAAGGTCAACCCTCGGAGAAACTGCCGCTCACTAGTATAGGCATACGACAGACTAGCCTCCCAGCCCTTCGTCGAGGCATCGCCAAGTTGCTGCGGACAAAAACTGAACGTACTAAATGGCGCACAGAACGTTGGATCGAATGTCGTCACGATCAAATTACGGTAACGATTCCAGAAAAATCCTCCGCTGAGCTTCAGCGACTTGGAGAGAAAGAACTGATCGACTCCGATATCCATGCTCTGGCTTTTCTCAGGACCGAGATTCGGATTGCCGAAATTGGGGAAGTACAACTCATTCATGCTGGGCGCGCGGAAACCCGTTGAATAGCTCGTGCGAAACTTGGTGTCGGTCTCCTTGCTATAGTAGCCTCCGGTCAAGCGGTAGGTCGTGGCATTGCCGAACACGTTGTAGCTATCGTACCGAACTCCCGCCGTTCCAAAGAAACGATCCCACAGGTTGACCTGAGCCTGGGCAAATCCCGCGTTCGAGCTCAAGATCCGATTGGTCAAACCGGTGTCGTTTTCGCCCTGCTGCTCGCGAAACTGATACCCACCGCTGAGCAGCAGCATCTCGGTAATACGAAAGTCATGCTGCCATTCAATTCGATTGGACAACACGCGCGTCTCGTTCGGCGTGCCAAAGGGAGTGCTGAGCACATTGGTGGCGAGACTGCGCTGGACCGTACCGGGCAAGAACAACGACGCCTCCTGCGCCCGTGAAAGCGTCAGCTTCTGAGACCACCATTCCGTCAACGGCTGTCGATAGCTGCCGCTGAAAATATAATCCTGGCTCCGCATCTTCGATCCGTAGGATTCTGCCGGCGATGTTGCCGAGATACTGTCGAGCGCGACATCCGAATTGGTCCATCTGAAATTGAAATCCAACCGCCCGTCTTTCGGCAAATCCACACCCACGCGAGCGGAGCCGGTCCAGTTGCGATAAGAATCCCGCTCCGTGGCGCCGCGCCGATAGTTCACCGCGGAAAAGCTGGACGCGTCCCAGCGAGACAGCGCCAGACTGTAGTCCACAATCCCTTGCTTGCCAGAAATTGTCCCGCCTTCGCGCACCGTGGTAAACGAGCCATACTCCAGGAAGGCGCCCACGGTCGGCGGCCCCTGCCCTTTCTTCGTGGTGATATTAATGACCCCGCCCATCGCATCCGATCCGTACAACATGCTCTGCGCGCCCCGAAGAATTTCGATCCGTTCGATGTTGTCGGTCGTCAGATTGCCAAAATTGTACCCGCCGGCCGTCGCGCTATTGACGATGGCTCCATCGATGAGCACCAACGTTTGAGATGACGTGCCACCTCGGATTCTGATACTCGCATCCGTTCCAGGGCCGCCGTTTGAAAACGCCGCCACACCTTGCGCCAAACGGAGCGCATCTATCACGGTTCGAAGGTTTTGCCGCTTCATATCCTCAGCCGTAATGACCTCCACCGCGCTCGTGACCTGCGCGGCTGGAATCGGGGTTTTCGTCGCGCTGACGACGACTTCGGGAGTCTCAATGATATCGTCCTGAGCGG
Proteins encoded in this region:
- a CDS encoding TonB-dependent receptor (MaGe:77308604); the encoded protein is MLCVRWLLCACLLSLPVGAAIAQDVAVATDAAGADAAQDDIIETPEVVVSATKTPIPAAQVTSAVEVITAEDMKRQNLRTVIDALRLAQGVAAFSNGGPGTDASIRIRGGTSSQTLVLIDGAIVNSATAGGYNFGNLTTDNIERIEILRGAQSMLYGSDAMGGVINITTKKGQGPPTVGAFLEYGSFTTVREGGTISGKQGIVDYSLALSRWDASSFSAVNYRRGATERDSYRNWTGSARVGVDLPKDGRLDFNFRWTNSDVALDSISATSPAESYGSKMRSQDYIFSGSYRQPLTEWWSQKLTLSRAQEASLFLPGTVQRSLATNVLSTPFGTPNETRVLSNRIEWQHDFRITEMLLLSGGYQFREQQGENDTGLTNRILSSNAGFAQAQVNLWDRFFGTAGVRYDSYNVFGNATTYRLTGGYYSKETDTKFRTSYSTGFRAPSMNELYFPNFGNPNLGPEKSQSMDIGVDQFFLSKSLKLSGGFFWNRYRNLIVTTFDPTFCAPFSTFSFCPQQLGDASTKGWEASLSYAYTSERQFLRGLTFQAQYTNTLTRDLDTAARLPRWPVDQWSMVIGYQPIEPMWITVTGRYIGSRFNTTGNNQSLRAFDVWSLAATYEVTKQVQVYLRAENLFNEKYEEVASAGVPIRSIFGGVRVAFSAKP